A DNA window from Osmerus eperlanus unplaced genomic scaffold, fOsmEpe2.1 SCAFFOLD_105, whole genome shotgun sequence contains the following coding sequences:
- the sec61b gene encoding protein transport protein Sec61 subunit beta: protein MPGPAASASNVGASSRSPSKTVAPRAAGSTVRQRKATSSGTRSAGRTTASAGTGGMWRFYTEDSPGLKVGPVPVLVMSLLFIASVFMLHIWGKYTRS, encoded by the exons ATG CCTGGACCAGCAGCAAGTGCTTCCAATGTCGGGGCCTCCAGCCGCTCGCCCAGCAAGACTGTAGCTCCCCGCGCGGCCGGGTCCACAGTCAGACAACG gaaAGCGACGAGCAGTGGAACTCGTAGCGCTGGCAGGACCACAGCATCAGCAGGAACAGGGGGCATGTGGCGCTTCTACACTGAAGATTCACCAGGACTCAaagt AGGTCCTGTCCCTGTTCTGGTGATGAGCCTGCTCTTCATTGCGTCTGTGTTCATGCTGCACATCTGGGGGAAGTACACCCGCTCCTAA